The Kribbella shirazensis genomic interval GCCCCGAGCCGGACGAGAAGCTCGCCTACAGCCGCGAGTCGCTGACCTGGAAGAACGCCGACCAAGGCGTCACCTTCCGCGGCTACCTGGCCTGCGAGAACGCCGAACTGTTCCGCACCCTGATCCACGCCGGCGCCCGCCCCCACAAAACCGTCGACGGCGAACCAGACCCACGCCCCCGCAGCAAACGCCAGGCCGACGCCCTCACCACCGCCCTCAACACCGCCGCCAGCACCAGCACAAGCACCACAACAGTCACCACAACCGCCGCCACCCCTGCCACCCCTGCCACCCCTGCCGCCACCACCACCGCCGCCGCCACCACCGCCACCGCCGCCACCGCCACCGCCACCACCGCCGGCGCCGGCGCCGGCGCCAGGCCAGGCGCCAGAGCCGAGGCGGGCGGGCGCGGTCAGAGCGAGCCGAGCGCTCCGCCGGACGGCAGCGACGCACCGACACCCACCGAGCCAATCGCGCTTCTGGAACCCGCGCAGGATCCGCTCCCGGACGTCGACACAGCCGACGCCCTCGCCACCGCCCGCTCCGAACCAGCCGACGGCACCGACGGTCCCGGCGGTGCCGGCGGTGCCGGCGGTGCCAGCGGTTCGGGTGCGGGTGGTCCGGTCGCGGATCAGCCACCCGCTGCTGACGCCCGTGGCCGTGCGGATGCTGACATCGGTGCTGCTGCGAGCATCGTGGCCGGTCACGGAGCGAAGCCGCACATCAGTGTGACCATCGACTACAACGACCTGAAGACTGCCGCGGCCAACGCAACCGGGGAACTGGTCTTCGGCGACACCCTGTCCGCCGCCACCCTGCGGCGACTGGCCTGCGACGCCGAAATCCTCCCGATCGTGCTCGGCTCGAAGTCCCAGCCCCTCGACGTCGGCACCAGCCAGCGGCTGGTCACCCGGCCCATGCGGCGCGCCCTGAACGCCCGCGACAAAGGCTGCGTAGTCTGCGGCGCACCACCCATCCAATGCGAAGCCCACCACCTCAAACACTGGATCGACGGCGGCATCACCGCCGTGTCCAACCTCGTACTGCTCTGCAAACGCCACCACCTCGACCTGCACTCCGGACACTGGCAAATCCGCATCACCGACGGCATCGTCCACGTCACCCGCCCCACCTGGGCCGACCCCACCCACATCCCCCGAAACAGATACCGCCCACCCCTGATCACCGACCAGCCACCCACAAGCCCACCCACAAGCACTGTCACAAGCCCGGTCACAAGCCTGGCTATCGGCCCCGGACGCACCGGCAGTGACCGCGCTGGTGTTGACCGCGCTGGCTGTGACCGCAGTGAGTCTCAACGGTTCGGGGTGAATGGTGCCGACAGCAATGGCGCTGACCGCGGCGCGAACCGTGCCGCGAATCGTCGGCCGGCGGTCGTGGATCCTGCGTGCCCGGACCCGTGGGGCGACGAGCACGACATCAACCCCCAACCCAACACACGACTGGCTGCCGCCCCTCCGATTCCTTGGGCCGACGATCCGCCACCACCTCGGGGCCCGGCGACGACGGATGCTTCCTGGACAGTTGCTGCGGGTGCCGGAAAGGGCGCCGCGTTCGATCCGTGGGGCGATGATCCTTTGCCGGATCCGGTTGTGGGTGTCGCGGATCAGGCCCAGTCGATCACCACGGAGACCAGCGAGACGGGCGTCACGGAGGTGGGCGTCACGGAGGTGGGCGTCACGGAGGTGGGCGTCACGGAGGTGGGCGTCACGGAGGCGGGTGCCACGGAGGCGGGTGCCACGGAGACGGGTGCCACGGAGACGGGCGTCACGGAGACGGGCGTCACGGAGACGGGCGGCACGGAGACGGGCGGCACGGAGACGGGTGCCAAGGAGGCGGCGTCGTTCGGGGCTAGGGGCGACGGGGTGGCAGCAGGCTCCGGCGTCATGCGATCCGGTGGTGAGCTGTGGTCGACGGCAGATGGTGCCCTCGGAACCGTGGCGTGAAACGACACGTGATCATCCGCTGGGGGAGCGGCGTCAGTCCGCACAGCCGCCGGCGGGCGGACGTCGTACCTGCACGTCGTTCATCCAGGGCTACGGGGTGGCACGCAAAAGGGCGCCGTCCGGGTCGGGGTTGCGGCGAAGCACTTTGAGCTGTCGGGCGACGGCGGGGAGAGGTGGCCGCCTCGCGCGGATCTGCTCTCGCTGGCCTCACCTCCTATGGGGCGGGTGAGTCGGCGAACTGTGGTGCCGGTGTGTGGCGAGCTGTGGGTCGGGTGGGCGGTGGCTGTGGGGGTGGGTGTGTGGCGAAGCGGTGGGTCGGGTGAGCGGCGACTGTAGAGCGGGTGTGGCGGGCTGTGGGTCGGGTGGGCGGTGGCTGTGGGGGTGGGTGTGTGGCGAAACCGTGGGTCGGGTGGGCGGTGGCTGTGGGGCGGGTGAGCTGCGAGCTGTGGGTTGGGTGAGCGGCCACTGTGGGACGGGTGCGTGGCGGCCTGTGGGGCGGGTGAGCTGCGAGCTTTTGGTCAGCGGCTGCGTTCTTTCGGCCGACTTCGGGTGGCCGCTGATTGTCGTGGGTGGTTCGCTCTGGTGGGGAGTGGTGGCTCGCGGTGGTTGGCGGGAGCCGAGATCGGAGCGCGGCGAGCAGCTACCGGTGGTTCGGCGAGTACGCGGACGCGCGGGTACGGCGGGACCGATCCGAACGGCACGGCCCAGCACGGCACGGCACAGCACGGCACGGCACGGCACGGCGCGCTAGCACTCCGGCTAGATTCGGGCGGCAGGAAAGGGACGAACCGTTCGGTGGCGGGGCGACCGAACCGAGGGGCGCCGTCAGTTTGAGGGTGCGCCTTCGAAGCCTTCGACCGCGCCGGTGAACGGGTAAGCGTTCTGGTCTTCGCCGACCGGGATCTGCGCTCTCAGACAGCCCGGGGCCAGGTGGGCGGCGACGGGCTTCTTGGATCTGCTGCGGCCTGCGGATCGGTGCGATCGGGTGACGACGTTCGGGTGTCTTGATGAGCGGATGGCGTTCGCCAACGGGGGCGTGCCGCGGTCGCTCACGGCCACGCGTCGGCGTACGGGGTGCAAGTCGGCTCTGGCAATAGTTGGGGGGCGGTTTCCGGCGGGTGCGCGACCAGCGTCGGGTACCGCGCACGGTCGTGGCCGTGCTGATCGGGCTGTGCACCGTGGCGAACGAGGCGTACGGCGTTGTGGCGTTGATGGCGCCCGCAGCCGTCGGGGAATGCCTCGGGGCGGGAGGCGGTAGTCGGGGTGCAGGCAGTGGTCGCGTTCAGCGGTTGGCGGACAGTACTGCTGCGAGGCCCTCTTGCAGGTCTTTGGTGAACTGGTTGGGGACCTCCAGGGACGGGAAGTGGCCCCCGGATTCGGGTGTCGTCCAGCGGACGATTTGGCGGTAGCGCTCCTGGGCCCAGAGGCGTGGGCACTTCTCGATGTCGCGGGGATAGATGGTGATTGCTGCTGGGACGTCGACCCGGAGTTCGGGGTCGAGTGAGTTGTGGCTTTCGTAGTAGATGCGGGCCGATGAGGCGCCGGTTCGCGTCAGCCAGTACAGGGTGACGTCGTCAAGAAGCCTGTCTCTGGAAATCGTCTCGAACGGACTGTCGTCGGTGTCCGACCACTCGGCGAACTTGTCCAGGATCCAGGCAAGAAGGCCTACCGGTGAGTCGACGAGCGAGTAGCCGATGGTCTGCGGTCGGGTCGCTTGCTGCTTCGCGTACGCGCCGCGCGGGCCTTCGTAGAAGGCGCGGGTTTCCTCGGTCCACTGGCGCTCGACCGCCGTCAGCCCGTCTGTTGTCAATCCAGGCGGTGCCTGCGCGAGAGTTGTGTGGATGCCGAGAACGTTCGTCGGGTACCTGCCGCCGAGGACCGCGGTAACCACACCTCCCCAATCGCCGCCGTGGGCTGCGAACTTGCTGTAGCCGAGCCTTCCCATCAGTTCCACCCATGCGGCCGCGATCTTTTCGGTGCCCCACCCGGTGGTGGCCGGCTTGTCGCTGTAACCAAAGCCAGGGAGCGACGGGACCACGACGTGGAACGCCGGCGCGTCTGCATCGTCAGGATCCGCCAGCTCGTCCACGACATCGATGAACTCAGCGATGCTGCCTGGCCAGCCGTGGGTCAAGATCAGAGGAGTCGCATCCGCGCGCGCAGACCGGCGGTGCAGGAAGTGGATTCCCAGCTCATCGATGGTCGTGCGGAACCCGATCCGGTTGACGCGCGCTTCGAACGACCGCCAGTCGTACCCGGTGTGCCAGTAGTTCACGAGATCGACGAGGTCGGCGAGAGGTACGCCCTGGTCCCATCGGCGAGGGGCGGCGCGAGAGACCGTCTCAGCCTCCGGTAGCCGCGCCGCGGCCAGGCGGGCGTGCAGATCGTCGAGGTCGGCGTCAGAGGCGTGGGCTTCGAATGCTTGTACGTCGCTGGTTGGACGGGGCATCGGATCTCCTGGGCCATCGGGAACCGGCTAAGACGGTTCTACCAGCGGTTCCGCCCGGCGCGCAACCGGCTAAGGTGGTTCCATGCGTGCTGGGTTCCCCGATTTCCGCCTCGGTAACGTGCTGGCGACCAGCTTCACGGGGACTCTGTCGGAGCGTCATGGCGACGCTGTGGAGCGCATTCCCACGCCGCAGCGACTCATGGACTGGCTGGCGGTGAACGGGCTCGCCGTGGAGGGCTGCACCACCGCCCAGCTCGACCTCGCTCGGGAACTGAGGGAGTCGATTCACGCCGCTGCGACAGCGGCCGCGATCCACGACGCGCTCCCTACGTCTGCTGTCCAAGTCATCAATGACCGCAGCGCTCAAGGTCGGGCCGCGGCTGTGCTCACGCCCGAAGGTAAGCGGCGGTGGCTACTCAGCTCGGCTTCCTGCGTCGAAGATGCGCTCAGCGTGATCGCCGCCGACGCGATCAGCATCATCGCCGGCGAACGAGACGGAAGACTGGCGTTGTGTGCGTCACCAACCTGCCAAGCCGCCTTCTTCGACACCAGCCAGAGCCGCACCCGCAGATGGTGTGACATGAACACGTGCGGCAACCGACAGAAGAAGGCCCGCTTCAACGCCAGCCGGCGCAAGAACCCCGGATCAGCGGACTGATCGTCAGCTAGGTGCGTTCAAGCACACCCGCGAGACCTTTTTGTGATCGACCCTTGTGGTCGGGGACAATGGCGCGGTGCAGCCTGAGGTGCGGTCGGAGGAGCCGGCGCGGCCGGAGGAATCCGGTGCGCTGGAGGTTGTGCGTGCTGCGTTGCTCGACCAGGGAGGGTTGGTCCGGGGCGTCGCGTCCGGGCGGCGGCGGGGGATGGAGGCACCGGCGTACCTGCGGGTCGAGGTGCGGTACGTCGATCTGAAGGGGCTGCGGCACCTGCAGATCACCGAGTTCGACGAGCGTCAGGCGCACACCCGGAACGTGCCGGACGCGGACGTGGAGAAGGCGGTCGACGAGCTGCTCGGGCTCGCGTACGGGTCGTGGCATGTGGAGACGACGAGCGAGACTCTGCGGCTGCGGTACACGAAGAAGGGCAAGGAGCTGCTGCACCGGCAGGAGGATCACCGGGAGCAGGAGACCAGTCATGACCGGGTGAAGCGGCGGGTGCTCGATCCGGCGGCGCCGTTCCTGATCGAGCTGGGCATCAGTGATCACCAGGGACGGGTGAAGCCGTCGCGGCAGGCGAAGTACAAGCAGATCGAGGAGTTCTGCAAGCTGCTCGCGCCGGCGCTCGAGGAGGCGGTCGCGGCGGGGCGGATCGCGACCGGGCGGCCGTTGCAGGTGGTCGATCTCGGCTGCGGGAACGCGTACCTCACGCTGGCGGCGTACCACCTGCTGACTGTTGCGGGGCACGACGTACGGATGACCGGTATCGACCACAACCCCGCGGCGCGGAAGCGGAACACGCGGGTGGTCGAGGCGCTGGGTTGGCAGGATCACCTGCGGTTCCTGGACGCGACCATCGAAGGTGCGGAGCTGGACGTGCGGCCGGACGTCGTGCTGGCGCTGCACGCGTGCGACACGGCGACCGACGACGCGCTCGCGCGGGCCGTGCGGTGGGAGGCTCCGCTGGTTCTCGCCGCTCCGTGTTGTCACCACGACATCCAAAAGCAGCTGAAGAGCGTCACACCACCGGCGCCTTATGCGCTGATGACGAGATATGGCATCGTTCGTGAGCGGTTCGCCGACGTACTGACGGATTCACTGCGAGCGGCGGTGCTGCGACAGGTCGGTTACCGGGTGGAGGTCGTGCAGTTCGTGGACAGTCAGCACACGCCGCGCAATCTGCTGCTCCGCGCCGCGCGCACCGGCGCCAAGCCGACCCCCGACCTGCGCGCCGAGTACCAGGCCATGGTCACCGAATGGCAGGTGAAGCCGCGCCTGGCGCAGCTCCTGCTGCCGGCCGACCCCGCCGGTTCGCCGGCCGACCGGCCTGCGGGTGCCGAGGTGGTTTCGTGAGGCGGATGCGGACCGGGCTCGCGTTGCTGGGGGCGACGCTGTGTGCGCTCGCGGGTGCGGCGCTGCCCACCACGGCATCGGCTACCGCGGACGCGGATCCGACGCCGGCACCGAAGCGGCTGTTCACGATCAAGGACGAGCGGATCAAGGAGTCCTCCGGGCTGGCGAAGAGCGTCAAGCACCCGGGGGTCTACTGGACCGTGAACGACTCCGGTGACACCGGGCGGGTGTTTGCCGTCGACACGACCGGCGAGGTGAAGGCGGTCGTCCGGTTCGGCGCGAAGGTCAACGACGTCGAGGCGCTCGGGATCGACCGGGACGGCACGCTCTACATCGCGGACATCGGCGACAATGAGGAGAACCGGGAACAGATCGAGATCTACACGATCCCGGAGCCGGAGACGCTGGAGGACGAGTCCAACGTCAAGTACCGCCGGTACGACTTCACCTATCCCGACGGGGCGCACGACGCCGAGACGCTGCTGATCGAGCCCGGTACGAGCCAGTTGTACATCGTCACGAAGGCGGTCAAGGGCACCGGCACGATCTACGCCGCGCCGCCCGCGCCGTCCCGTGAGGGCACCAACGACCTCACCAAGCTCGCGGCGGCGCCGGCCGGGGTGATCACCGACGGGACGTTCCTGCCGGACGGGCAGCGAGTGGTACTGCGGACCTACGCCGACGTCACGACCGTCGCCTGGGGAGACACGCCGAACGCGGTCGCCCGCGGAGCAGCACCGCTCGGCCAGGGCGAGACTGTCGCGCTCGGCCCCGCCGACAACACCGTCCTGGTCGGCAGCGAAGGCGCCAACTCGGCGGTCTACCAGGTCCAGGTGCCCGCGAAGGCGGCGTCGACGCCTCCGAAGGCCGGCGCGACCCCCAAGCCGGCCACTGCACCCGAGAACAACAGCTCGGACGCCGGCAAGAGCAACAACTTCCGGTGGATCATCGTCGGCGCGGGCCTGTTCGCCCTGATCATCACGATCGTCACGTTCCCGCCGGGCCGCCGCGAACGGCAGGACCGCCAGGCCGAGAACGCCCGCCTCACCGGCCAGGCGCCCCCCACCGCCCACCGCCGCCAGCACTCGTAGCCCACGCGAAAGCCGCCGCGCTCCCGGAGGAGCGCGGCGGCTGTCGTGTAGAAGGGGTTACTTGAGGTTCTCGACGACGTAGTCGATGGCCTGGGTGAGCTTCTCGACGTCGTCGGGATCGACCGCCGGGAACATCGCGACCCGGAGCTGGTTGCGGCCCAGCTTGCGGTACGGCTCGGTGTCGACGATGCCGTTGGCGCGCAGCGTCTTGGCGACCGCGGCGGCGTCGATCGAGTCGTCGAGGTCGATGGTGCCGATGACGAGCGAGCGGGCGTCGGCGTCGGCGACGTACGGCGTGGCGTACTCGGACTTCTCGGCCCACGTGTACAGCCGGTTGCTCGAGTCCGTCGTACGGCCGACGCTCCACTCGAGGCCGCCCTGGCTGTTGATCCAGTCGGTCTGCTCCGCCATCAGGAACAGCGTGGCCAGCGACGGCGTGTTGTAGGTCTGGTTCTTGCCCGAGTTGTCGATCGCGGTCGCGAGGTCCAGGAACGCCGGGATCCACCGCCCGGAAGCCGTGATCTCCTCGACGCGGGCCAGCGCGGCCGGGCTCAGGATCGCGATCCACAGGCCGCCGTCGGAGGCGAAGCACTTCTGCGGCGCGAAGTAGTACGCGTCGACCTGGTTGATGTCGACCGGCAGACCGCCCGCGCCCGACGTGGCGTCGATCGCGACCAGCGCGCCCTCGTCGGCGCCCTCGACCCGCTGGACCGGCGCCATCACACCGGTGGAGGTCTCGTTGTGCGGCCACGCGTACAGGTCGACGCCGGCCTCCGCCACCGCGACCGGGCGGGTGCCGGGGTCGGACTTCACGATCGTCGGGTCGCCGAGGTGCGGTGCCTGCTGGGCGGCCTTGGCGAACTTCGAGGAGAACTCGCCGAAGCTCAGGTGCTGGCTCTTCTCCCGGATCAGCCCGAACGTCGCGATGTCCCAGAACGCCGTCGAGCCGCCGTTCCCGAGGACGACCTGGTACCCGTCCGGCAGCTGGAACAGCTCGGAGACGCCCTCCTGGACCCGCTTCACGAGGTTCTTCACCGGCGCCTGCCGGTGGGAGGTGCCGAGCAGCTTGGCGCCCTCGGTCGCCAGCGCGGCGACGGCTTCCGGGCGCACCTTCGACGGACCCGCACCGAAGCGGCCGTCCGCGGGCTTGAGCTCTGCAGGGATCTGAATGTTGGCGCTGGTCACCAGCGTGTTCCCTTCGTCGTCTGCAACTAGAAGGCCGACGACGCTGTCAGCGCACCCCATCTTCGCACATCCCACCCGCCCCGCCCGGCCGGGGCCCACCACCAGGACGCGCGGGGCCTACTCGTGTTTGCGGGTGATCGTCTCGGTGCCGGTGAGGACCGCGACCGGGCCGTCGGGCGTGTCGGTCCACTCCCCGCAGGCGCCGCCGCCCTCGGCGACCTCGAGGGTGAGCTCGGTGCCGTCCATCCGGAGCGCGGGGTGGTAGTACTGCGCCACGCGCTCCGCCTCGCCCTGGATG includes:
- a CDS encoding SAM-dependent methyltransferase; this encodes MQPEVRSEEPARPEESGALEVVRAALLDQGGLVRGVASGRRRGMEAPAYLRVEVRYVDLKGLRHLQITEFDERQAHTRNVPDADVEKAVDELLGLAYGSWHVETTSETLRLRYTKKGKELLHRQEDHREQETSHDRVKRRVLDPAAPFLIELGISDHQGRVKPSRQAKYKQIEEFCKLLAPALEEAVAAGRIATGRPLQVVDLGCGNAYLTLAAYHLLTVAGHDVRMTGIDHNPAARKRNTRVVEALGWQDHLRFLDATIEGAELDVRPDVVLALHACDTATDDALARAVRWEAPLVLAAPCCHHDIQKQLKSVTPPAPYALMTRYGIVRERFADVLTDSLRAAVLRQVGYRVEVVQFVDSQHTPRNLLLRAARTGAKPTPDLRAEYQAMVTEWQVKPRLAQLLLPADPAGSPADRPAGAEVVS
- a CDS encoding epoxide hydrolase family protein codes for the protein MPRPTSDVQAFEAHASDADLDDLHARLAAARLPEAETVSRAAPRRWDQGVPLADLVDLVNYWHTGYDWRSFEARVNRIGFRTTIDELGIHFLHRRSARADATPLILTHGWPGSIAEFIDVVDELADPDDADAPAFHVVVPSLPGFGYSDKPATTGWGTEKIAAAWVELMGRLGYSKFAAHGGDWGGVVTAVLGGRYPTNVLGIHTTLAQAPPGLTTDGLTAVERQWTEETRAFYEGPRGAYAKQQATRPQTIGYSLVDSPVGLLAWILDKFAEWSDTDDSPFETISRDRLLDDVTLYWLTRTGASSARIYYESHNSLDPELRVDVPAAITIYPRDIEKCPRLWAQERYRQIVRWTTPESGGHFPSLEVPNQFTKDLQEGLAAVLSANR
- the serC gene encoding phosphoserine transaminase → MTSANIQIPAELKPADGRFGAGPSKVRPEAVAALATEGAKLLGTSHRQAPVKNLVKRVQEGVSELFQLPDGYQVVLGNGGSTAFWDIATFGLIREKSQHLSFGEFSSKFAKAAQQAPHLGDPTIVKSDPGTRPVAVAEAGVDLYAWPHNETSTGVMAPVQRVEGADEGALVAIDATSGAGGLPVDINQVDAYYFAPQKCFASDGGLWIAILSPAALARVEEITASGRWIPAFLDLATAIDNSGKNQTYNTPSLATLFLMAEQTDWINSQGGLEWSVGRTTDSSNRLYTWAEKSEYATPYVADADARSLVIGTIDLDDSIDAAAVAKTLRANGIVDTEPYRKLGRNQLRVAMFPAVDPDDVEKLTQAIDYVVENLK
- a CDS encoding CGNR zinc finger domain-containing protein — its product is MRAGFPDFRLGNVLATSFTGTLSERHGDAVERIPTPQRLMDWLAVNGLAVEGCTTAQLDLARELRESIHAAATAAAIHDALPTSAVQVINDRSAQGRAAAVLTPEGKRRWLLSSASCVEDALSVIAADAISIIAGERDGRLALCASPTCQAAFFDTSQSRTRRWCDMNTCGNRQKKARFNASRRKNPGSAD